In one Arachis duranensis cultivar V14167 chromosome 9, aradu.V14167.gnm2.J7QH, whole genome shotgun sequence genomic region, the following are encoded:
- the LOC107464841 gene encoding uncharacterized protein LOC107464841 translates to MMEIKLSCCHFHFLCYLLAASLVFSHAHNHGNPANEIVDIINKNRTDQKLPHLNDSPGLGCMALQYIELCKGNCTGNNVVNCKPSEDDFTEVFAPNCGVELPTFGTITGHVIGCQKKYVEPSIAFSQVLVKDKSSLSILKNKSHTEVGVGLVGVHKGPFFWCVLFSNGQTNSTFVLENRGEGIKQKTGCYSGSSAPCSGAQKSGFAPSSIFSMSYVLILLFTFL, encoded by the exons ATGATGGAGATCAAGCTCAGTTGCTGCCACTTCCACTTCTTGTGTTATCTTCTTGCGGCTTCTCTGGTTTTCTCCCACGCCCACAACCATG GAAATCCGGCGAACGAAATTGTCGACATTATAAACAAGAACCGTACAGATCAAAAGCTTCCTCACCTGAATGACAGTCCTGGTCTAGGGTGCATGGCCTTACAATACATTGAATTATGCAAAGGAAATTGCACTGGCAACAATGTAGTGAACTGCAAGCCTTCGGAAGATGACTTCACCGAAGTCTTCGCCCCCAATTGTGGCGTAGAGCTGCCAACTTTCGGCACCATAACCGGACATGTAATTGGTTGTCAAAAGAAGTATGTCGAGCCATCAATAGCATTTTCCCAAGTTCTTGTGAAAGATAAGAGTTCTTTGTCTATTTTGAAGAACAAATCACACACTGAGGTTGGAGTGGGGCTGGTTGGAGTCCATAAAGGACCTTTCTTTTGGTGTGTTTTATTTAGCAATGGACAGACAAACTCTACATTTGTGCTTGAAAATCGTGGTGAAGGTATCAAGCAAAAGACTGGGTGCTATAGTGGAAGTAGTGCTCCATGCAGTGGAGCACAGAAAAGTGGTTTTGCACCATCTAGCATATTCTCCATGTCTTATGTACTTATTTTGCTTTTTACATTTTTGTGA